A part of Planococcus sp. MB-3u-03 genomic DNA contains:
- a CDS encoding endonuclease MutS2, producing the protein MIAERALRTLEFYKIREEVAAFCTSSLGKGLVKELLPSTDIAEVNRLLEEMDEAAQLLRIKNNVPMGGISDIRPHAKRAQIGGSLSPVELMEVSSTIRASRILRHFLEAIDAEEDIDIPHFMEKKESMPILTQLEHDINACIDDNGTVVDSASSELRSIRQSLRAQESRVREKLESLIRGRNASKMLSDSIVTIRNDRFVIPVKQEYRSHYGGIVHDQSSSGQTLFIEPDAVVQANNEVRRLKLKEREEIDRILLMLSMKVQEVAHELFTLVGVLAEVDLILAKAKYGQAHKCSKPEMNTEGYINLKKARHPLIPQDEVVPNDIEFGRDITAIVITGPNTGGKTVTLKTVGLSTLMAQAGLPVPALEGSELAVFDQIFADIGDEQSIEQSLSTFSSHMVNIVDILEKFDENSLVIFDELGAGTDPQEGAALAISLLDEVHGRGARVIATTHYPELKAYGYNREGVANASVEFDVETLSPTYRLLIGVPGRSNAFEISKRLGLPEHIISHAKSFTGTDRKEVDSMIASLEKSRREAERDAEETRSVLEESETLKEDLAKRLAEYDSRKEQLEDKAKEKARKIVDQARAEAEAVIKELRQMQLAQQTGVKEHQLIDAKKRLENAMPENRVLKKAKKKNEPVALKPNDEVKVLSYGQKGTLVEKVSDTEWVVQVGILKMKLPESDLSYTKPEKQKETRTMTSLKGREGYTKMELDLRGERYEDALSRVEKYLDDALLANYHQVSIIHGKGTGALRQGVQQYLKKHPRVKSYRFGEAGEGGSGVTVAELK; encoded by the coding sequence ATGATCGCAGAGCGCGCATTACGAACTCTCGAATTCTATAAAATCCGCGAAGAAGTGGCGGCATTCTGTACCTCATCACTTGGAAAAGGATTAGTGAAAGAATTGTTGCCGTCTACTGACATCGCGGAAGTGAACCGTTTGCTGGAAGAAATGGATGAAGCGGCGCAATTATTGCGCATCAAGAACAATGTGCCGATGGGCGGGATCTCCGATATCCGCCCACACGCCAAACGTGCACAAATCGGCGGAAGTCTGAGCCCGGTAGAGTTGATGGAAGTTTCCTCGACGATCCGCGCAAGCCGCATTTTACGCCATTTCCTAGAAGCCATCGACGCGGAAGAAGATATCGACATTCCGCATTTCATGGAGAAAAAAGAAAGCATGCCGATTTTGACGCAGCTCGAACACGATATCAATGCCTGCATCGACGATAACGGGACCGTGGTCGATAGCGCGAGCTCAGAACTGCGCAGCATTCGCCAATCGCTGCGTGCGCAGGAAAGCCGCGTACGCGAAAAACTCGAGAGTTTGATCCGCGGGCGCAATGCATCGAAAATGCTGTCGGATTCGATTGTCACCATCCGCAATGACCGTTTCGTCATCCCGGTCAAGCAAGAATACAGAAGCCATTACGGCGGCATCGTGCATGACCAATCCTCATCGGGCCAGACGCTGTTCATCGAACCGGATGCAGTCGTGCAGGCCAACAATGAAGTGCGGCGGCTGAAGCTGAAAGAACGAGAAGAAATAGACCGCATCCTGCTGATGTTGTCTATGAAAGTGCAGGAAGTCGCTCATGAATTGTTCACTTTGGTCGGCGTATTGGCGGAAGTCGATTTGATCCTGGCAAAAGCGAAATACGGACAAGCGCATAAATGCTCGAAACCTGAGATGAACACGGAAGGCTATATCAATTTGAAGAAAGCACGCCATCCGCTCATTCCACAAGATGAAGTCGTGCCGAACGATATCGAGTTCGGCCGGGACATCACGGCGATTGTCATTACCGGGCCGAATACAGGCGGGAAGACGGTCACCTTGAAAACGGTCGGCTTGTCGACATTGATGGCGCAGGCGGGGCTTCCCGTGCCGGCGCTTGAAGGATCGGAACTTGCCGTGTTCGATCAGATCTTCGCCGATATCGGCGATGAGCAATCGATCGAGCAAAGTTTGAGTACATTCTCTTCCCATATGGTCAACATCGTCGACATCCTCGAGAAATTCGATGAGAACTCACTTGTCATTTTCGATGAACTTGGTGCCGGCACTGACCCGCAGGAAGGGGCGGCGCTTGCCATTTCCTTGCTCGATGAAGTGCATGGCAGAGGCGCGCGTGTTATCGCGACGACGCATTATCCGGAACTGAAAGCTTATGGCTACAACCGGGAAGGCGTCGCCAATGCCAGCGTCGAATTTGATGTAGAGACGTTGAGCCCGACCTACCGGTTGCTGATCGGCGTGCCGGGGCGCAGCAACGCATTCGAAATCTCCAAGCGCCTCGGCTTGCCGGAGCATATCATTTCCCATGCGAAGAGCTTCACGGGAACCGACCGCAAAGAAGTCGACTCGATGATCGCCTCGCTTGAGAAGAGCCGGCGCGAGGCGGAACGCGATGCAGAAGAAACCCGTTCTGTGCTTGAAGAATCCGAGACGCTGAAAGAAGACTTGGCGAAACGCCTCGCAGAATATGACAGCCGCAAAGAGCAATTGGAAGACAAAGCGAAAGAAAAAGCGCGCAAAATCGTCGACCAGGCGCGAGCGGAAGCGGAAGCGGTCATTAAGGAACTGCGCCAAATGCAGCTTGCACAGCAGACCGGCGTGAAAGAGCACCAGCTGATAGATGCGAAAAAACGGCTGGAGAATGCCATGCCGGAAAACCGCGTCTTGAAAAAAGCGAAGAAAAAAAACGAACCGGTCGCCTTGAAACCGAACGACGAAGTGAAAGTGCTGTCTTACGGGCAAAAAGGGACCTTGGTCGAAAAAGTTTCCGACACTGAATGGGTCGTCCAGGTCGGGATCTTGAAAATGAAGCTGCCTGAATCCGACCTCAGCTACACAAAACCTGAAAAGCAAAAAGAAACACGCACGATGACTAGCTTAAAAGGCCGGGAAGGCTACACGAAAATGGAGTTGGACCTTCGCGGTGAGCGCTATGAGGATGCCTTGTCGCGCGTGGAGAAATATTTGGATGATGCTTTATTGGCGAATTACCACCAAGTATCCATCATCCACGGCAAAGGAACGGGTGCGCTTCGGCAAGGCGTGCAGCAGTATTTGAAGAAACATCCACGCGTCAAAAGCTACCGCTTTGGCGAAGCGGGTGAAGGCGGATCCGGAGTGACGGTCGCTGAATTGAAGTAA
- a CDS encoding DUF350 domain-containing protein, whose amino-acid sequence MFEEGFWTHPLVETAGYFSVVVLCLIVAMVIFEVVTKYKNWEEIKSGNLAVAMATGGKIFGVTNIFRFSIEQHTTLFEMIGWGLFGFVLLIFAYILFEFLTPKFKVDEEIARDNRSVGLISMTISVGLSYVIGASIS is encoded by the coding sequence ATGTTCGAAGAAGGATTTTGGACCCACCCGCTTGTCGAGACGGCTGGCTATTTCAGTGTGGTGGTTTTATGCTTGATCGTAGCGATGGTCATCTTTGAAGTCGTGACGAAATATAAGAACTGGGAAGAAATCAAGAGCGGCAATTTGGCTGTAGCGATGGCGACGGGCGGAAAGATTTTCGGCGTCACGAATATTTTCCGCTTTTCGATTGAGCAGCACACGACGCTGTTTGAGATGATTGGCTGGGGGCTGTTCGGGTTCGTGTTGTTGATCTTTGCCTACATCCTTTTTGAGTTCTTGACGCCGAAGTTCAAAGTGGATGAAGAAATCGCGCGCGATAACCGTTCGGTCGGCTTGATTTCGATGACCATCTCAGTCGGCTTGTCGTATGTGATCGGTGCCAGTATTTCATAG
- a CDS encoding TetR/AcrR family transcriptional regulator, with the protein MVKKDKPKYKQIIDAAVIVIAENGYHQAQVSKIAKQAGVADGTIYLYFKNKEDILISVFQEKMGVFVSELEKIIAKDASAADQLGMMINSHFSLLANDLHLAIVTQLELRQSNHDIRMKINNVLRGYLKLMDRILISGIESGEFDQNMDIRLARQMVFGTMDETITTWVMNDHKYDLVELAPKVQRLLLKGMQA; encoded by the coding sequence ATGGTAAAGAAGGATAAACCGAAATACAAGCAAATTATCGATGCTGCGGTCATCGTCATCGCAGAAAATGGTTACCACCAAGCGCAAGTTTCGAAAATTGCCAAGCAAGCCGGTGTAGCGGACGGTACGATTTATTTGTATTTCAAGAATAAAGAAGACATTCTCATTTCCGTCTTCCAGGAGAAGATGGGCGTGTTCGTCAGCGAATTAGAGAAAATCATCGCGAAAGACGCAAGCGCTGCCGACCAGCTCGGCATGATGATTAACAGCCATTTCAGCTTGCTCGCAAACGATCTGCATCTGGCGATCGTGACGCAGCTTGAACTCCGGCAATCCAATCATGACATCCGCATGAAGATCAATAATGTCTTGCGGGGGTATTTGAAATTGATGGACCGGATTTTGATCAGCGGCATCGAGTCAGGGGAATTTGATCAAAATATGGATATTCGTTTAGCCCGCCAGATGGTTTTTGGTACAATGGATGAGACCATTACTACCTGGGTGATGAACGATCACAAGTATGATTTGGTCGAACTCGCACCAAAAGTGCAGCGCTTATTGCTGAAAGGCATGCAAGCGTAA
- a CDS encoding enoyl-CoA hydratase — protein MEFISWKKEDGVAIATINRPPANALSRALILEVDALLDEVENDSDVRAIVLHGEGRFFSAGADIKEFTEVTSGEEFSKLSASGQAVFERVETFHKPVIAAIHGAALGGGLELAMSCHMRFVTENAKLGLPELQLGLIPGFAGTQRLPRYVGVAKAAEMLLTSDPITGKEAVQLGLANRSYGEEDLLSQTLSIAKKIAKKSPVSVKAAIDMLQYSKRGAFEEGVKAEADSFGTVFVSEDAKEGISAFLEKREAQFKGK, from the coding sequence GTGGAATTTATCAGCTGGAAAAAAGAAGATGGGGTAGCGATCGCGACGATCAACCGGCCGCCGGCAAATGCATTGTCTCGCGCGCTAATCTTGGAAGTCGATGCACTTCTGGATGAAGTGGAAAACGACTCGGATGTTCGTGCAATCGTCTTGCACGGGGAAGGCCGTTTCTTCTCGGCAGGCGCCGACATCAAGGAGTTCACGGAAGTGACTTCAGGCGAAGAATTCTCGAAACTGTCAGCGAGCGGCCAAGCCGTATTCGAACGTGTGGAAACATTCCACAAGCCGGTCATTGCCGCTATACACGGCGCCGCACTCGGCGGAGGTTTGGAGCTTGCAATGAGCTGCCATATGCGTTTTGTCACAGAAAATGCTAAACTGGGATTGCCGGAACTGCAATTGGGCTTGATTCCTGGATTTGCAGGAACACAGCGCTTGCCGCGATATGTCGGAGTGGCCAAAGCCGCTGAGATGCTCTTGACGAGCGATCCGATTACTGGCAAAGAAGCAGTGCAGCTCGGTCTTGCCAACCGTTCTTACGGCGAAGAAGACCTTCTTTCGCAAACGCTTTCAATTGCGAAGAAAATTGCGAAAAAGAGCCCGGTATCCGTCAAGGCAGCTATCGACATGCTTCAGTATTCGAAGCGCGGGGCTTTTGAAGAAGGGGTCAAAGCAGAAGCGGATTCGTTCGGTACGGTTTTCGTATCGGAAGACGCGAAGGAAGGCATTAGCGCTTTCCTGGAAAAACGCGAAGCACAATTTAAAGGGAAATAA
- a CDS encoding electron transfer flavoprotein subunit alpha/FixB family protein, which yields MSKKVLVLGETREGALRNVSFEAIAAAKKISGGGEVVAVLLGEAVSEFGNELVAYGADRVITVEHPHLKSYTSDGYGQAFMAVVDQEQPEAIVFGHTAVGKDLSPKIASKLQTGLISDVTDIEGEGADAVFIRPIYSGKAFEKVKLKENGVVFITVRPNNITPLEREERSGDVSSLSVDITNLRTIIKNVVRKSAEGVDLSEAKVIIAGGRGVKSKEGFEPLQELADLLGGAVGASRGACDADYCDYSLQIGQTGKVVTPDLYIAAGISGAIQHMAGMSNSKVIVAINKDPEANIFKVADYGIVGDLFDVIPLLTEEFKKVM from the coding sequence ATGTCGAAAAAAGTATTAGTATTGGGCGAAACGCGTGAAGGCGCTTTGCGCAACGTATCATTTGAAGCAATTGCCGCAGCCAAGAAAATTTCAGGCGGCGGAGAAGTTGTTGCTGTCTTGCTTGGGGAAGCAGTGAGCGAGTTTGGAAACGAATTGGTAGCTTACGGCGCTGACCGCGTCATCACAGTTGAGCACCCGCACTTGAAATCCTATACATCCGATGGTTACGGCCAGGCGTTCATGGCAGTTGTTGACCAGGAACAGCCTGAAGCAATCGTCTTTGGCCATACTGCGGTCGGCAAAGACTTGTCGCCAAAAATCGCATCGAAATTGCAAACCGGCTTGATTTCCGATGTAACCGATATCGAAGGGGAAGGTGCTGACGCTGTCTTCATCCGCCCGATCTATTCCGGTAAAGCATTCGAAAAAGTGAAACTGAAAGAAAATGGCGTTGTCTTCATTACCGTGCGCCCTAACAACATCACGCCGCTTGAGCGCGAAGAGCGTTCTGGCGATGTATCGAGCTTGTCGGTCGATATTACGAACTTGCGCACGATCATCAAAAACGTCGTCCGCAAATCCGCAGAAGGCGTCGACCTTTCTGAAGCGAAAGTCATCATCGCCGGCGGACGCGGCGTCAAGAGCAAGGAAGGTTTTGAACCATTGCAGGAACTGGCTGACCTTCTCGGCGGCGCAGTCGGAGCATCACGCGGCGCATGTGACGCAGATTACTGCGATTATTCCTTGCAAATCGGACAGACAGGGAAAGTCGTTACACCTGATCTGTACATCGCAGCGGGAATTTCCGGCGCGATCCAGCACATGGCAGGAATGTCCAACTCCAAAGTCATCGTTGCGATCAACAAAGACCCGGAAGCGAATATCTTCAAAGTGGCAGACTACGGAATCGTTGGAGACCTATTCGACGTCATCCCATTGCTCACGGAAGAATTCAAGAAAGTCATGTAA
- the trxA gene encoding thioredoxin, which yields MAIVKGTDQNFKQEVSEGLVLVDFWAAWCGPCKMIAPVLEELDADMDDKVKIVKLDVDENQQTASEYGIMSIPTLLLMKNGETVDKVVGFRPKEALAELVEKHA from the coding sequence ATGGCAATCGTTAAAGGAACAGATCAGAATTTCAAACAGGAAGTTTCAGAAGGTCTCGTATTGGTAGACTTTTGGGCAGCATGGTGCGGACCTTGTAAAATGATCGCTCCAGTTCTTGAAGAACTCGATGCAGATATGGACGATAAAGTGAAAATCGTGAAATTGGATGTTGATGAAAACCAACAGACAGCTAGCGAATACGGCATCATGTCCATCCCGACACTTCTTTTGATGAAAAACGGCGAAACAGTCGATAAAGTCGTCGGCTTCCGTCCAAAAGAAGCTTTGGCTGAATTGGTTGAAAAACACGCATAA
- a CDS encoding aspartate kinase, which translates to MTTIVMKFGGTSVASPEKIVGVARRAIREKQQGKRVVIVVSAMGKTTDTLLGLAGEISAEPPKREMDMLLATGEQVTISLLAMAFKKLGHDALSFTGWQAGIETESVPRNARIETIHTQRLEEALDLGLFCVVAGFQGVDKSGNITTLGRGGSDTTAVALAAALGAEKCEIYTDVDGVYTSDPRYVTGARKLEQISYDEMLELANLGAGVLHPRAVEFAKNNQVPLSVRASYSDEPGTIIQEVITVEKNLIVRGVAFEKDIARITVSYTKPFNGSLANIFTTLADHLIDVDIIVQSISEEFPPSVSFSIKEDSLAEAQRVLSEAQEQIGYNAIDIETGLAKVSIVGSGMVSNPGVAAKMFDILRAQDVPVKMVSTSEIKVSVVVPASEMERSANALHDAYGLTPASVR; encoded by the coding sequence ATGACAACAATTGTAATGAAATTTGGGGGGACGTCAGTGGCGTCTCCGGAGAAAATCGTCGGCGTGGCAAGACGTGCCATCCGGGAAAAACAACAAGGCAAGCGTGTCGTCATCGTTGTCTCGGCAATGGGCAAAACGACAGACACGCTGCTTGGCCTTGCGGGAGAGATTTCCGCTGAGCCGCCAAAGCGTGAAATGGACATGCTGCTGGCGACAGGTGAACAAGTGACCATTTCCCTTTTGGCGATGGCGTTCAAAAAACTCGGCCACGATGCATTGAGTTTCACAGGCTGGCAGGCGGGCATCGAAACGGAATCCGTTCCGCGCAATGCGCGCATCGAAACAATCCATACCCAGCGTTTGGAGGAGGCACTTGACCTCGGCTTGTTCTGCGTGGTCGCAGGATTCCAGGGCGTCGACAAGAGCGGCAACATCACGACGCTTGGCCGCGGCGGATCCGATACGACCGCTGTAGCGCTGGCGGCGGCGCTTGGTGCTGAAAAATGCGAGATCTACACAGATGTTGACGGAGTTTACACGTCCGACCCGCGTTATGTCACAGGCGCACGCAAACTTGAACAGATTTCATACGACGAAATGCTCGAACTGGCCAATCTCGGAGCGGGAGTCCTTCATCCGCGCGCCGTGGAATTCGCCAAGAATAACCAAGTGCCCCTCTCTGTAAGGGCCAGCTACTCGGATGAACCGGGAACTATCATACAAGAGGTGATCACTGTGGAAAAAAATCTAATCGTGCGCGGTGTGGCATTCGAAAAAGACATCGCCCGCATCACTGTCAGCTATACGAAGCCATTTAACGGGTCGCTTGCCAACATCTTCACGACTCTGGCGGATCATTTGATCGATGTCGACATCATCGTTCAAAGCATCAGTGAGGAATTTCCTCCGTCGGTCTCCTTCTCGATCAAAGAAGATAGCCTGGCAGAAGCGCAGCGCGTATTGTCGGAAGCGCAGGAGCAGATCGGCTATAACGCCATCGATATCGAAACCGGATTGGCGAAAGTGTCGATCGTCGGATCCGGCATGGTATCGAATCCGGGTGTCGCGGCAAAAATGTTCGATATTCTCCGCGCTCAAGACGTACCGGTGAAAATGGTCAGCACTTCCGAAATCAAAGTATCTGTCGTCGTGCCGGCGAGTGAAATGGAACGTTCAGCGAATGCGCTCCACGATGCATACGGACTGACGCCAGCGTCTGTCAGATAA
- a CDS encoding succinate dehydrogenase cytochrome b558 subunit, translating into MDNNREFLMRRLHSLLGVIPIGLFLTQHLIVNHFATQGVEAFNQAAHFMANLPFVIFLEIFVIYLPLMYHAFYGLYIAFTAKNNPGHYSYMRNILFVAQRYTGIFLVVFIAWHVFETRFQVAIGAAEADFNMMENILSNPFMFAFYVLGVLSATFHLANGLWSFFVTWGITVSEKAQRYSTYFTLLVFIVLSIIGIRALFAFV; encoded by the coding sequence TTGGATAACAATCGTGAATTTTTAATGCGCAGGCTGCACTCTTTACTCGGGGTCATTCCAATCGGATTGTTCTTGACGCAGCATTTGATCGTCAACCATTTCGCTACGCAAGGCGTGGAAGCGTTTAACCAAGCTGCCCACTTCATGGCAAATCTTCCATTCGTCATCTTCCTGGAGATTTTCGTCATCTACTTGCCGCTCATGTATCATGCTTTTTACGGATTATACATAGCGTTCACAGCGAAAAACAACCCGGGGCATTACAGCTACATGCGCAACATCTTATTTGTTGCACAGCGTTACACCGGGATTTTCCTTGTGGTCTTTATCGCATGGCACGTGTTTGAGACAAGATTCCAAGTTGCGATTGGTGCAGCAGAGGCAGATTTCAACATGATGGAAAACATCCTGTCGAATCCGTTCATGTTCGCCTTCTACGTATTGGGTGTCCTGTCCGCGACGTTCCACTTGGCGAACGGATTGTGGTCTTTCTTTGTGACGTGGGGAATCACGGTTTCAGAGAAAGCACAGCGCTACTCAACTTACTTCACACTTCTAGTCTTTATTGTATTATCGATCATTGGTATCAGAGCATTGTTTGCATTCGTTTAA
- the sdhA gene encoding succinate dehydrogenase flavoprotein subunit, with protein sequence MAKGKISIVGGGLAGLMAAIKVAEAGAPADLFSIVPVKRSHSVCAQGGINGAVNTKGEGDSPAIHLDDTVYGGDFLANQKPVKAMADAAPGIIRLLDRMGVMFNRTPEGLLDFRRFGGTMHHRTAFAGATTGQQLLYALDEQVRRYEVAGLITKYEGWEFLGLVIDDEGVSRGITAQNLTTMEIKSFRSDAVIMATGGPGIIFGKSTNSVINTGSAASIVYQQGAYYANGEFIQIHPTAIPGDDKLRLMSESARGEGGRIWTYKDGKPWYFLEEKYPAYGNLVPRDIATREIFDVCVNQKLGINGENMVYLDLSHKDSKELDIKLGGIIEIYEKFTGDDPRKVPMKIFPAVHYSMGGLWVDDHQMTNIPGVLAAGECDYSQHGANRLGANSLLSAIYGGMVAGPNALEYVKGLDVLAEDLPNDIYAKHEAEEQRKWDEILALDGTENAYVLHKELGEWMTDNVTVVRYNDRLEETDRKIQELLERFNHISMTDTQLWSNQGAMFTRQLKNMLHLARVITIGALKRNESRGAHYKPEFPERNDEEFLKTTMAKFNGYDAPIFHYEEVDTGLIPPRKRDYSAKA encoded by the coding sequence ATGGCGAAAGGCAAAATTTCTATCGTCGGTGGGGGCCTAGCTGGCCTAATGGCAGCGATCAAAGTTGCCGAAGCAGGAGCACCTGCCGATCTATTTTCCATCGTTCCAGTTAAACGGTCTCACTCTGTGTGCGCACAGGGCGGCATTAACGGAGCGGTGAATACAAAAGGTGAAGGGGATTCCCCGGCAATTCACCTGGATGACACCGTTTACGGCGGTGACTTCCTAGCTAACCAAAAGCCGGTTAAAGCGATGGCCGATGCAGCACCTGGCATCATCCGCCTGCTTGACCGCATGGGCGTCATGTTCAACCGTACGCCTGAAGGACTTCTTGACTTCCGTCGTTTCGGCGGCACGATGCACCACAGAACGGCATTTGCCGGCGCGACAACTGGCCAGCAATTGCTATATGCACTAGATGAACAAGTCCGCCGCTATGAAGTCGCAGGCTTGATCACAAAATATGAAGGCTGGGAATTCCTTGGCCTCGTCATCGATGACGAAGGCGTTTCAAGAGGGATCACTGCACAGAACTTGACGACAATGGAGATCAAATCGTTCCGTTCGGATGCTGTTATCATGGCAACCGGCGGACCAGGGATCATCTTCGGAAAATCCACGAACTCTGTTATCAACACAGGCTCTGCTGCATCGATCGTGTACCAGCAAGGCGCTTATTATGCGAACGGCGAATTCATCCAAATCCACCCGACAGCGATTCCTGGCGACGACAAGCTCCGCTTGATGTCAGAATCTGCACGCGGTGAAGGCGGACGGATCTGGACGTATAAAGACGGCAAACCTTGGTACTTCCTGGAAGAAAAATACCCGGCTTACGGAAACTTGGTTCCTCGTGATATCGCGACACGCGAAATCTTCGATGTGTGCGTTAACCAAAAACTCGGCATCAACGGCGAGAACATGGTGTACTTGGACCTTTCCCATAAAGATTCGAAAGAACTCGACATCAAACTGGGCGGCATCATCGAAATCTATGAGAAATTCACAGGCGACGATCCGCGTAAAGTTCCGATGAAGATCTTCCCGGCAGTCCACTATTCAATGGGCGGTCTATGGGTCGATGATCATCAGATGACGAATATCCCTGGCGTATTGGCAGCCGGCGAATGCGATTATTCCCAGCACGGTGCGAACCGTCTCGGCGCAAACTCGCTTCTGTCAGCCATCTATGGCGGCATGGTCGCTGGACCGAATGCTCTTGAGTATGTCAAAGGCTTGGACGTCCTAGCTGAAGACCTGCCAAACGATATTTACGCGAAGCACGAAGCTGAAGAGCAGCGTAAATGGGATGAAATCCTGGCGCTTGACGGAACTGAAAATGCTTACGTCCTGCACAAGGAACTAGGCGAATGGATGACGGACAACGTGACAGTCGTACGCTATAATGACCGCCTCGAAGAAACAGACCGTAAAATCCAGGAGCTTCTTGAACGCTTTAACCACATCAGCATGACGGATACACAACTTTGGAGCAACCAAGGGGCAATGTTTACCCGCCAGCTGAAAAATATGCTACATTTAGCACGTGTCATCACTATCGGGGCGCTCAAACGCAACGAAAGCCGCGGCGCTCATTACAAACCGGAATTCCCGGAACGTAATGATGAGGAATTCCTGAAGACGACTATGGCGAAATTCAACGGTTACGATGCGCCGATCTTCCATTATGAAGAAGTCGACACTGGCTTGATCCCGCCACGCAAACGCGATTATTCCGCGAAAGCATAG
- the sdhB gene encoding succinate dehydrogenase iron-sulfur subunit — protein MGEAAKTVIFEIERQNSTDESSYWEKFELPYRANMNVISALMEIRRNPVNMDGKKTTPVNWDMNCLEEVCGACSMVINGKARQSCTALVDQLEQPIRLQPMRTFPVVRDLIVDRSRMFDSLKKVKAWVPIDGTHDLGEGPRMPERKRQWAYELSKCMTCGVCLEACPNVNDKSDFIGAAPLSQVRLMNAHPTGAMNRDERLNAIMGEGGLAACGNSQNCVESCPKGIPLTTSIAALNRDTNIQMFRNFFGSDHMVD, from the coding sequence ATGGGTGAAGCAGCAAAAACGGTTATTTTCGAAATCGAACGACAGAACTCTACTGACGAAAGTTCGTACTGGGAAAAGTTCGAATTACCATATCGCGCCAACATGAACGTCATTTCCGCGTTGATGGAAATCCGACGCAACCCGGTCAACATGGACGGGAAGAAAACAACTCCAGTGAACTGGGACATGAACTGCCTTGAGGAAGTTTGTGGCGCATGTTCTATGGTCATCAACGGCAAAGCACGTCAGTCGTGTACAGCTCTTGTCGATCAGCTGGAGCAGCCGATCCGCCTTCAGCCGATGAGAACATTCCCGGTCGTCCGCGACTTGATCGTAGACCGCAGCCGCATGTTCGACTCACTGAAGAAAGTCAAAGCGTGGGTGCCGATCGACGGTACGCATGATCTTGGCGAAGGTCCACGTATGCCAGAGCGCAAACGCCAATGGGCTTATGAATTGTCTAAATGCATGACGTGCGGCGTCTGCCTCGAGGCTTGCCCGAACGTCAACGACAAATCCGACTTTATCGGTGCGGCTCCGCTTTCTCAAGTCCGCTTGATGAACGCGCATCCAACAGGTGCCATGAACCGTGACGAGCGTTTGAACGCTATCATGGGCGAAGGCGGCCTTGCGGCTTGCGGTAACTCCCAAAACTGTGTGGAATCTTGCCCGAAAGGCATTCCTTTGACAACGTCCATCGCAGCTTTGAACCGCGACACGAACATCCAGATGTTCCGCAACTTCTTCGGAAGCGATCATATGGTCGACTAA
- the rph gene encoding ribonuclease PH, with protein sequence MMRIDNRQADELRPVEVETDYLIHPEGSVLITVGQTKVICTATIEPRVPSFLRGQGKGWVTAEYSMLPRATGSRNQREATRGKLGGRTMEIQRLIGRSLRAVVDLEKIGERTLWIDCDVIQADGGTRTASITGAFIAMTIALGKLDVPVFPVTDYLAATSVGINNSKQAILDLNYEEDSTAAVDMNLVMTGSGEFVEMQGTGEEATFSRKELNEMLDLGEAGIQQLIKIQQQAIGELSSRIGEKVESAL encoded by the coding sequence ATGATGAGAATTGATAATAGACAAGCAGATGAACTGCGCCCGGTGGAAGTAGAGACGGATTATTTGATCCATCCAGAAGGATCGGTCCTGATTACGGTCGGCCAGACGAAAGTGATCTGCACAGCGACAATCGAGCCGCGTGTCCCAAGCTTTTTGAGAGGCCAGGGCAAAGGCTGGGTAACTGCGGAATATTCCATGTTGCCACGCGCGACAGGTAGCCGTAACCAACGCGAAGCAACGCGCGGCAAACTTGGCGGGCGCACGATGGAAATCCAGCGCCTGATCGGCCGTTCCTTGCGCGCTGTCGTCGATCTCGAGAAAATCGGCGAACGTACACTGTGGATCGATTGCGACGTCATCCAGGCGGACGGAGGGACGCGTACAGCGTCCATCACCGGAGCTTTTATCGCCATGACCATCGCACTCGGCAAATTAGACGTGCCGGTATTCCCAGTGACGGATTATTTGGCTGCAACAAGTGTCGGCATCAATAACAGCAAGCAAGCCATCCTGGACTTGAACTATGAAGAGGATTCAACGGCAGCGGTCGATATGAACCTGGTCATGACAGGATCCGGCGAATTCGTCGAAATGCAAGGCACCGGCGAAGAAGCGACATTCAGCCGCAAGGAATTGAACGAAATGCTCGACCTCGGAGAAGCGGGGATCCAGCAATTGATCAAAATCCAACAACAAGCGATCGGCGAATTGTCGTCGCGGATCGGCGAAAAGGTGGAATCTGCCCTATGA